One window of Sphingobacteriales bacterium genomic DNA carries:
- the argH gene encoding argininosuccinate lyase produces MKLWQKGFEISKEIEVFTIGKDKDLDVLLAAHDVLGSLAHIKMLLSIGLLTQPEWQTLTLELRTIYQEIQQGKFIIEEGVEDVHSQVELILTRRLGEMGKKIHSGRSRNDQVLLDLKLFIRHEIEEVVKLVEPLFNTLITLSNRYKDVLLPGYTHYQVAMPSSFGLWFGAYAESLVDDMILLEAAYKITNKNPLGSAAGYGSSFPLNRQMTTDLMGFDALNFNVVYAQMGRGKTERIVADAMASIAATMSKLAQDVCLYISQNFGFVSLPDHLTTGSSIMPHKKNPDVFELIRAKCNKLAVLPQQIAMITANLPSGYHRDLQVIKEDFLPAFEDLKNCLAITCFMLENIKVNPDAIKDDRYRYMFSVEVVNQLVVEGTTFRDAYKIVGEDIASGKYKPSFTVQHTHEGSIGNLCNEEINRLMQQTLNHFGFEKIHLALNRLLTDDTDFVKQEHDHPDN; encoded by the coding sequence ATGAAACTTTGGCAAAAAGGATTTGAGATTAGTAAAGAAATTGAGGTTTTTACCATTGGTAAAGATAAAGATTTAGATGTTCTTTTAGCTGCTCATGATGTTTTAGGCAGCCTCGCACATATAAAGATGCTGTTAAGCATCGGGCTTCTGACTCAACCTGAATGGCAAACGCTCACCCTTGAATTGCGTACCATTTATCAGGAAATTCAACAAGGAAAATTTATAATCGAAGAGGGTGTTGAAGATGTTCACTCTCAGGTAGAACTTATTTTAACCCGCCGATTGGGCGAAATGGGAAAAAAAATTCATAGCGGACGCTCCCGAAATGACCAGGTATTGTTAGATCTTAAACTTTTCATCCGCCATGAAATTGAAGAGGTAGTCAAATTGGTGGAACCTTTGTTCAACACCTTGATAACCCTGAGCAACCGATATAAAGATGTCCTTTTGCCGGGCTACACCCATTATCAGGTAGCCATGCCCTCATCGTTTGGGTTGTGGTTTGGAGCCTATGCCGAGAGTTTGGTTGATGATATGATATTATTAGAGGCAGCTTATAAAATTACCAACAAAAACCCGCTCGGCTCTGCTGCAGGTTATGGGTCTTCTTTCCCGCTAAACCGCCAAATGACCACCGATTTAATGGGATTTGATGCCCTTAACTTCAATGTGGTTTATGCACAGATGGGAAGAGGTAAAACCGAACGCATCGTAGCAGATGCAATGGCTTCTATTGCCGCTACCATGTCAAAACTGGCTCAGGATGTATGCCTTTACATCAGTCAAAACTTTGGTTTTGTCAGTTTGCCCGACCATTTGACCACCGGTTCGAGCATCATGCCACATAAAAAGAATCCCGATGTGTTTGAACTTATCCGGGCAAAATGCAACAAACTTGCTGTTTTACCCCAGCAAATAGCTATGATAACCGCCAACTTGCCATCTGGATACCACCGTGATTTACAAGTTATCAAAGAAGATTTTTTACCTGCTTTTGAAGACTTAAAAAACTGCCTTGCCATAACCTGCTTTATGCTCGAAAACATAAAGGTAAATCCGGATGCAATAAAAGACGACCGTTACCGCTATATGTTTAGCGTCGAAGTTGTTAACCAGTTGGTTGTAGAAGGAACAACTTTCCGAGATGCCTACAAAATAGTAGGTGAAGATATTGCTTCCGGAAAATATAAACCAAGTTTCACGGTTCAGCATACCCACGAAGGAAGCATTGGAAATTTATGTAACGAAGAAATCAACCGGTTAATGCAGCAAACGCTGAATCACTTTGGTTTTGAAAAAATACATTTGGCTTTAAACCGGCTTTTAACTGACGATACCGATTTTGTAAAACAAGAACACGATCATCCTGACAACTGA
- a CDS encoding RtcB family protein, whose translation MSSTTIKGRDLLKIGFTEGRVIGIALNVLAKKPFKGQSKAHKLTLLEGILKNPEMFLQDEQLEVIARELIKAEKSANASNLLPKLLDKPIDFNIYGAQHIEPGALDQMYVAMKLPITVSGALMPDAHQGYGLPIGGVLATENTVMPYGVGMDIGCRMCLSVFPLESNFVKSQQARLKQMLLEHTRFGGMEVFTKPFDDAVLNRPVFNEINFLRGLKDLAFKQIGTSGGGNHFVEFGIVELTETDNETGLPLGQYMGLLSHSGSRGLGAKIAAHYTKLAKAQCKLPKIAENLAWLDLDTESGQEYWLAMELAGDYASACHHHIHRRIAKALGEQPLTMIENHHNFAWKETLPDGSTVIVHRKGATPAGAGVLGIIPGSMTAPGFIVRGKGNSSSLNSAAHGAGRLFSRNKAKEMITNSEVRKYLKQHGVTLIGGGLDEAPMAYKNIHQVMNAQTELVAVIGTFLPKIVRMAGDGEPE comes from the coding sequence ATGAGTAGCACGACAATAAAAGGACGGGATTTATTAAAAATTGGTTTTACCGAAGGGCGAGTGATCGGTATTGCGCTTAATGTTTTGGCTAAAAAACCATTTAAGGGACAAAGCAAAGCACATAAACTCACTTTGCTGGAGGGTATTTTGAAAAACCCTGAAATGTTTTTACAAGACGAACAATTGGAGGTGATTGCCCGGGAATTAATCAAGGCTGAAAAATCGGCAAATGCTTCTAACCTTTTGCCCAAACTGCTTGACAAGCCAATTGATTTTAATATTTACGGTGCGCAGCATATAGAACCGGGTGCATTAGATCAAATGTATGTGGCAATGAAATTGCCGATAACCGTATCAGGTGCATTGATGCCCGATGCTCATCAGGGCTATGGGTTGCCAATTGGTGGGGTATTGGCAACTGAGAACACAGTCATGCCTTACGGGGTAGGGATGGATATAGGTTGCAGGATGTGCCTAAGTGTTTTTCCTTTAGAATCAAACTTTGTCAAGTCCCAACAAGCCCGGCTTAAACAAATGCTTCTCGAACATACCCGGTTTGGCGGAATGGAGGTTTTTACAAAACCTTTTGATGATGCGGTATTGAACAGGCCGGTGTTTAATGAAATAAACTTTTTGAGAGGGTTAAAAGATCTTGCTTTTAAACAAATCGGTACTTCCGGTGGGGGAAACCATTTCGTGGAGTTTGGAATTGTTGAATTGACAGAAACGGACAATGAGACAGGTCTGCCTTTGGGACAATATATGGGTTTGCTCTCCCACTCGGGTTCGAGAGGTTTGGGTGCTAAGATAGCTGCACATTATACAAAACTTGCAAAAGCACAATGCAAGCTGCCAAAAATTGCGGAAAACTTAGCCTGGCTTGATTTGGATACGGAATCGGGACAAGAATACTGGTTGGCCATGGAGCTTGCCGGAGATTATGCTTCTGCCTGCCATCACCATATACATCGCCGTATTGCCAAAGCATTGGGAGAACAGCCTTTGACAATGATAGAGAATCACCATAATTTTGCATGGAAAGAAACCCTGCCGGATGGAAGTACTGTGATTGTTCATCGAAAAGGAGCGACACCTGCTGGAGCGGGAGTATTGGGTATTATTCCAGGTTCTATGACAGCTCCGGGGTTTATCGTAAGAGGAAAAGGCAATAGTTCTTCGCTTAACTCAGCCGCTCATGGGGCGGGGCGATTGTTTTCGCGCAACAAAGCCAAAGAAATGATTACCAACTCTGAAGTGCGAAAATATTTAAAACAACACGGGGTTACTTTGATTGGCGGAGGATTGGATGAAGCGCCAATGGCATACAAAAACATTCATCAGGTAATGAATGCTCAAACTGAACTGGTAGCTGTTATCGGCACTTTTTTACCAAAAATCGTGCGTATGGCAGGAGACGGGGAACCGGAATAA
- a CDS encoding DUF1015 domain-containing protein: MSIIKPFAAWRPAKKWAVKIAARPYDVMNRQEAKDEAKNNPLSFLHISRAEIDLPDTVNDYDPQVYLKARSNFDQFVQQGLFTQDKQPSLYVYSQTMNGKKQTGLVTLVSVDEYLNNGIKKHEFTRYQKEKDRIDHIQATKLHSEPVFLTYKQDNDIDEIILRITDYTRPVYEFTSPDGVEHVLWTTYRLTDVVYLKEYFENQVKELYIADGHHRAEAAAKVCLSLRSQNSGYTGQEGFNFFLAVLFPDNQVNIMDYNRVVKDLNGHTPEQFLEKLSQYFNITPDPENPKPPKDNMFGMYLNSKWYRLVAKKEYVNTKHPIESLSVSLLSKYVLDNLLGIKDQRSDSRIDFVGGIRGISELENRVNSKEMQVAFAIPPVTVKQLFQVADAGEVMPPKSTWFEPKLRSGLFIHEF, encoded by the coding sequence ATGTCAATTATTAAACCATTTGCTGCCTGGCGTCCGGCTAAAAAATGGGCAGTTAAAATCGCTGCCCGCCCCTATGATGTAATGAATCGTCAGGAAGCAAAAGATGAAGCCAAAAACAACCCGCTCTCTTTTCTCCATATTTCTCGTGCCGAAATTGATTTGCCCGATACCGTAAATGACTACGACCCTCAAGTCTATCTCAAAGCAAGAAGCAATTTTGATCAATTTGTGCAACAGGGTTTATTTACTCAAGACAAACAGCCCTCTTTGTATGTCTATTCTCAAACAATGAATGGCAAAAAACAAACCGGTCTTGTTACACTCGTTTCTGTTGATGAATATCTGAACAATGGGATTAAAAAACACGAGTTTACCCGATATCAGAAAGAAAAAGACCGGATTGACCATATTCAAGCCACAAAACTGCACTCAGAGCCGGTATTTTTAACTTACAAACAAGACAACGACATTGACGAAATCATACTTCGCATCACAGACTATACAAGGCCTGTATATGAGTTCACTTCTCCCGATGGAGTAGAGCATGTTTTATGGACTACTTACCGGCTGACCGATGTGGTCTATTTAAAGGAATATTTCGAAAATCAGGTTAAAGAACTCTATATCGCCGACGGGCATCACCGGGCAGAAGCAGCAGCCAAAGTCTGCCTCAGCCTGAGAAGCCAAAACTCCGGCTATACCGGACAAGAAGGCTTTAACTTCTTCCTGGCTGTTTTGTTTCCCGACAATCAGGTAAACATCATGGACTATAACCGCGTAGTAAAAGACCTTAACGGACATACTCCTGAACAGTTTCTGGAAAAACTAAGCCAATATTTTAACATCACACCAGACCCCGAAAACCCTAAGCCTCCAAAAGACAACATGTTTGGGATGTATCTCAATTCAAAATGGTACCGTTTAGTTGCTAAAAAAGAGTATGTCAATACCAAACACCCCATTGAATCACTATCTGTCAGCCTTTTGTCCAAATATGTATTAGATAACTTGTTAGGTATTAAAGATCAGCGTTCAGACAGCCGGATAGACTTTGTAGGAGGAATTCGCGGTATAAGCGAACTGGAAAACAGGGTCAACAGTAAAGAAATGCAGGTTGCTTTTGCCATACCACCGGTTACCGTCAAACAACTATTTCAGGTTGCAGATGCCGGTGAAGTCATGCCCCCTAAGTCAACATGGTTTGAACCAAAGTTGAGAAGCGGTTTGTTCATACACGAATTTTAA
- a CDS encoding ABC-F family ATP-binding cassette domain-containing protein yields the protein MISISGVSVQFSGQFLFDDISLAITESDRIGLVGKNGAGKSTLLKLIIGLMKPESGSISKDNNTTLGYLPQEIPIHSQKTVYEEAATAFALVLQLGAEIEKKTEELTHRTDYDSPEYLKLVADLTDAQDHYQRLDGLTMREQIEKILKGLGFVNGDFDRPMTEFSGGWQMRVELAKILLQKPSFILLDEPTNHLDIESIMWLEDFLIHYDGGVVLISHDIAFLDAVSTRTVELVNGNAYDYRVPYSEFVALRQQRHERQVTEAKRQEKFIEHTETLINKFRAKKSKAKFAQTLITKLEKIEKVEIDDLEKDAIRFRFPDAPRSGRVVVNMINLSKSYDKTRVLDNINFTLERGEKVAFIGKNGEGKTTLTKIISGIEPYEGLFELGHNVSIGYFEQRQAETLDGNQTVFQTIDDVATGDMRFRVRNLLGAFLFSGEAVDKKVMVLSGGEKSRLALAKMLLEPVNLLILDEPTNHLDVRAKEVLKEALKSFNGSIIVVSHDREFLQGLTNKVYHFQNKKIREYQGDIYDFLRDTNIQTLDELGMKSRTAPEKELTETEAKQERINRREALKNLEKDIKKQESRVKKSEQVIAELETIIAGYEQQMSGSDFYAQPEEMLKSAMSHYQGCKQQLQQEVENWELLALELEELEQQRKESG from the coding sequence ATGATTTCAATCTCCGGTGTTTCGGTACAGTTTAGCGGGCAGTTTTTGTTTGACGACATAAGTTTGGCAATTACCGAATCCGACAGAATAGGATTAGTAGGCAAAAACGGTGCAGGAAAATCCACCTTACTAAAACTGATTATCGGACTGATGAAGCCCGAAAGCGGCAGCATCAGCAAGGACAACAATACTACATTGGGCTACCTGCCGCAGGAAATACCCATACATTCCCAAAAGACAGTGTATGAAGAAGCAGCAACTGCCTTTGCTCTTGTTTTGCAGCTTGGAGCAGAAATCGAAAAAAAAACCGAAGAACTTACCCACCGCACAGACTATGATTCGCCCGAATATCTAAAGTTAGTAGCAGACCTGACTGATGCGCAGGATCACTATCAAAGGCTGGATGGTTTGACCATGCGCGAACAAATTGAAAAAATCCTGAAAGGGCTGGGGTTTGTCAACGGAGATTTCGACCGGCCAATGACGGAGTTTAGCGGAGGTTGGCAAATGAGGGTAGAGCTGGCCAAAATTTTACTTCAAAAACCATCCTTTATCTTATTAGATGAGCCGACCAACCACCTGGATATCGAATCTATTATGTGGCTGGAAGATTTTTTAATCCATTACGATGGAGGTGTTGTTCTCATTTCACATGATATTGCTTTTTTGGATGCTGTCAGCACCCGCACGGTCGAGTTGGTAAATGGCAATGCCTATGATTACCGTGTGCCTTATTCAGAGTTTGTGGCATTGCGCCAACAACGCCACGAAAGACAGGTTACAGAAGCAAAACGACAAGAAAAGTTTATTGAACACACAGAAACACTGATCAATAAATTCAGGGCAAAAAAAAGCAAAGCCAAGTTTGCCCAAACGCTGATAACCAAACTGGAAAAGATAGAAAAAGTAGAAATAGACGACCTTGAAAAAGATGCCATCCGGTTTAGATTTCCCGATGCACCCAGATCGGGAAGAGTGGTTGTAAATATGATAAACCTAAGTAAGAGTTATGATAAAACCCGAGTTTTAGACAATATCAACTTTACTTTGGAACGGGGTGAAAAAGTGGCATTTATTGGAAAAAACGGCGAAGGTAAAACCACACTCACAAAAATTATCAGCGGAATCGAACCTTATGAAGGGTTGTTTGAATTGGGACACAACGTCAGTATTGGTTATTTTGAGCAACGGCAGGCCGAAACTTTGGATGGCAACCAGACTGTTTTTCAAACCATAGATGATGTTGCTACCGGTGATATGCGCTTCAGGGTGCGCAACCTTTTGGGCGCTTTTTTATTTAGCGGGGAAGCCGTTGATAAGAAAGTGATGGTATTGTCGGGTGGTGAAAAATCAAGACTGGCATTGGCAAAAATGCTGCTCGAACCGGTCAACCTGCTTATTCTGGATGAGCCGACCAATCACCTGGATGTGCGTGCAAAGGAAGTCCTGAAAGAAGCCCTTAAAAGTTTTAACGGCTCTATCATTGTAGTATCTCATGACCGCGAATTCCTTCAGGGGCTGACCAATAAAGTGTATCATTTTCAAAACAAAAAAATACGCGAATATCAGGGTGATATATACGACTTTCTGCGCGACACAAATATCCAAACTCTGGACGAACTGGGCATGAAAAGCAGAACAGCACCAGAAAAAGAGCTTACTGAAACAGAAGCCAAACAAGAGCGGATTAACAGGCGCGAAGCCCTCAAAAACCTTGAAAAGGATATTAAAAAACAAGAAAGCAGAGTTAAGAAATCAGAACAGGTAATTGCAGAATTAGAAACCATCATTGCCGGATACGAACAACAAATGTCTGGTTCAGATTTTTATGCTCAACCGGAAGAAATGCTAAAATCTGCAATGAGTCATTATCAGGGCTGCAAACAACAATTACAACAGGAAGTCGAAAATTGGGAACTTCTCGCCTTGGAGTTAGAAGAACTGGAGCAACAACGTAAGGAATCAGGGTAG
- a CDS encoding nitroreductase: protein MLPVSEEFNHLIVNRRTVKPEHFSDRPVEREIIEQVLENARWAPTHGLNEPWHFVVFSGASRHLLSGFLADWYIRHTKADKFNELKLSLLKERPLMSDYIIAICMVRPEDTKIPEIEDIEAVACAVQNMHLTATVYGLVAYWSTPGATYSKEVNSFLGLGERDRCLGFFYLGYPQNKPPQGKRTPIEHKLQWLE, encoded by the coding sequence ATGTTACCAGTTTCTGAAGAGTTTAATCATTTAATTGTAAACAGGCGTACTGTAAAACCGGAACATTTCAGCGATCGTCCGGTTGAACGCGAAATTATTGAGCAAGTCCTGGAAAATGCCAGATGGGCACCAACCCACGGATTAAACGAACCCTGGCACTTTGTGGTATTTTCGGGAGCTTCGCGCCATTTGTTGTCCGGTTTTTTGGCGGACTGGTATATCCGGCATACGAAAGCTGATAAATTTAATGAACTCAAACTTAGCTTGTTAAAAGAAAGGCCGTTGATGTCAGATTATATTATTGCGATTTGTATGGTAAGACCGGAAGATACTAAAATTCCCGAAATTGAGGATATTGAAGCGGTTGCATGTGCTGTTCAAAACATGCATCTCACGGCAACGGTTTATGGGTTGGTGGCCTATTGGAGTACTCCGGGGGCTACTTATTCAAAGGAGGTCAACAGTTTTTTGGGACTCGGTGAAAGAGACCGTTGCCTTGGATTTTTTTACCTTGGTTATCCTCAAAACAAACCACCTCAAGGTAAAAGGACCCCAATTGAACATAAATTGCAATGGTTGGAGTAA